The Branchiostoma lanceolatum isolate klBraLanc5 chromosome 17, klBraLanc5.hap2, whole genome shotgun sequence genome contains the following window.
TTTCTGGTAtaatgaattacatgtatgttgtaagtATTGCATACATGTGATATCAAAGGTAATGAATGGTTTTAATGTCTTTTTACATTCAATGTATTAAGGAAAAGTTTTGTAGATGAATCATTTTAATGTATCAGAGaaaaaaaggtaacaaaaatTGGAAAATCATAGTCATACATTATGTACAGGCTGAGACTTACTGcagttttcctttgttttaaaACTTACCATAGCAAGCCTGTACGATGgagtttgtgtgtgtaagtgGGAAGTTGGTAGAAGATTTTATTTACACAAGGCATTTGCAATATTGGCTGTctttaaatgtacaaaatgtatgcctTTAGCTGTGACTTGTAAAAGTAAGACATATCATGCTTTATCAATACTTTGTAGTTAATAGGCTGATTGTTGCTATAGAATGACACTggcatgtttttgtttctttgtcataATTATtattgtacaacatgtactGTTAGTCtgatatttcatttttgtcattGCAATTGAGCCAATGTTTTAAATCATAATTGTAAAAGAAAGGTCTGCATCCAGTAATTTTTAACTTTTCAGACAGCAGAAGGGAATTGAGTAAACTAATCATGCTTGTGTGAATTTGCATCAAAGCCTGGTGAGTTGTGTTAATTTTTGTATCAGCCCTAGCATAGGGTTAGACATATACACATTATATTCATAATTCTTTTCTTCTCATTTGCACAGAGAGTTTATGGAGGGGGGCAGTAGCAGGAGCCTGAAAGTCATGACCCTTCCCATTCGCAGACTGGCACCTTCTACCATCGGTCACAGGAGCAGTGCACACGACATGTCCGGGTACCCGTTTATGCAAGGTAGGTCCGACATGTACAAACCACTGGTCACTTGGagagacacatttttacaatgtatgactttgtacagaaaagtgttaacatttcaaattcaattttgaaataaTGAAGAGACCTGCTGTAATTTATTTCAAATTAGGTTGGAGTTTTCAAATTATCCAATGCCCTTCCAAATTCACAGGGGTTCTTTATATGTTGATAGCTAAAgacaatttaattttttggaaGTCCAATGAAACTCTGGTACATGGAATCCGCATCTTAAGTGCAGTTCCTGTTCTTGTCTTTGCCTATGGGGCTGATTAGCCATATATTAAAGCCAAAGGAACCCTTGAAAGGTTACTACATCTGTATTTTGATAATTCTGTGTTTTTCTGCAGACCCAGAGACTGTACATCGAGCCATGTTGGAGGCTAACATGGGCACAGAGGTTGGGCTGACAGTCCTGGATCTATTGGCTCTGTACACTCAACAGTACAAGGTATGGACTTAGTTTACAATGTATTTAATTTACCTTTTTCATAGAAAGCCCTAAGTTAGtactgtttgttttgtcaggATAACAACTGAGTGTTGCATTGtaatttttgtcatattttcattCTAAATGAAACAGGAGCAACTGCTGGTGAGAGATGGGGACAACATCAGGATGAAGAGGGTAGGTGCAAATTCTTACCTCTTGTCCCCCACCCCTTCTGCAGAAACCGTGACACCTTGCCACCACTTGAAATATGAAGCCAATAGATACTGTATTTTGTATTCAATCTAACAGCTACTGTTACTGTAATAGTTACTGatcttttaaaggcatccagagcatttcatgagacaagaaaactggaaatattttagttgctgtaatctttatgaaattgacaattaatgccactgtttaccacatttgcgttcggatttcttatcagAAGTGcacaaaaacggcacaaaaatgatctacatggtgatcttttagtttcacgtgcctactgtaaatactgtagataccatagccctgccTATCTcaatcaaaacgtagaaatgtaaaattaaaacataaagaatatttcacggacatgcagtcattctctcattggtcgaaccgctgattgtgatggacagtgagGATCAGTCTATTAAGGTTTgggttttctttcagttctcatcacacaatgacatcgtgtctttgctcctttaatgtcgatatgtaatggtatagtgttattgaaactcatTATGTGTAGGGATGACTAGAAATCGGAGTTTttgaattcaagtttcaagcctcataaaatgctctggatgcctttaactacATTGAAAGACTTAAGTCTGCAAACAGAAACAACACCAAACACATGTGTAGCCACACATCAgctgatttattttgcaacGGTAATCAAAATGCAAAAGCCTAAAAAGATCAAATTATTGATCATTGCTATATAACTATTAAATGGCTCAAGTCTGCAAgacgaaaaaaaacaacaacactgaaaGCATGTCTACCAATACATCAGTTTTTCAATGaaaacacacataaaaaaaacaataaaccagAATCATTATTTGCTGGATtaaaccattttttttaaattttgcatacaGATTGTTAGTGTTTGGATAAAACTGCACTATTTTAAGTTGTTCAATGCAGTACGTAAAATTCAATCAGAATTGACCACTAATCTTATTCAAAGACCACTTATTCAAAACAAAACGTTTCTAACATATTCTAAAGTCTATTTTGTTTTTTATACATTCTGCTCTGATTTCAACGCaacataaaaacacatcaatTTTAACTTCATACACACAATTGTACAGCTTGCCTGTTCAGTACAACAAATCTTACTATGTCATGAAGGCACAATTTTACTAAGTGTCATGAACAACATTTGGCACTTACTTACTATATACGATAGATGATGCTTAGAATGGAAGAATAGATGTAGTGGGCCTGTCAGTTCCTTGGTACAGTGTTTTAGTGTGTTGCCCCACTCTTGAAGTGCTGATAACACGAGTCACAGTTGTAGCTATATTTACAGTCAAGCTTTCTTCCCCTTCCTTGGGTGCACACAGGGAAGCATACACCTCAGCAGCTTTggccttttcttcttcttcttttgctcCTCTTCTGGCTTCTCTATCTTCTCTCCATCCTTGTCCTTGCCTTTTGCAGTTTTGACATCCTTTGCATCGTCTTTCTCCTTcgcatttttttcatcttttttctccttttccttgttgttttcttcttctttctccttCACATTGTCGTCTTCTTTCTCCTCTTCCTTGTTGTCTTCTTCTTTCTCCtctttatcatcttctttctcCTTGTTAGCTTCTTCCTCTTTTTGTTTTGCTAATGCAGCCATGATTTCATCCATGATTGCAGTGTCATCAGACTTGTTTGTGTCTTCCTCGTCAAGGTCTGTGACCATTGTATTTGTTTCCTCCAAGGTCACGACTTTTGCTGTTTCCGGCTTTGTGCTTTCAGCTGTTTCCGTACTAGCCGGTGtgattgtttctttctttgcttcGGTTTGGTCTTCTGGTTCCTCCCCAGGTTCTGCATCATCGATGTAAGGTATGTCATCTGGGATTGTGAACACTGGCTTGTCAGTAGGATACTGGGTCCCCTTGTCACTGGTTATAGGTGCGGTATCTGGAACCTCTTCTGAGAGAGCTGTATGGATCTCCAGCTCTGTTGGTTCAGATTTGGTTTCTTTGTCGATTGTTTCTTTGGCAGCACTTAGTGCAGCTAATTTTTCTTCATCTGGTACATTTTCTTCCTTAGCCTGGTTTTCCTCTGCTGTGTCTTCAGGGCTGTCCTCTGTCTCTTTGGTTGCTGTTTTGATGCCCGTTCCTGAAATGTTTGTTTCATCACCTCCATCTACCTCTTTATCCTCTTCTCCCTCCTCCTCTGTCTTCTCATCTTCcaacttttcttttacttccaCTGTATCATCCTCGTCTACGTCTTCCTCCACTTCAGTTTTCTCCTCTTTAGTTGTCTCCACTAATTCTTTCTCCTCTTCCTCTGACACCTCTTTCTTATCTTCATCTTCTGAAGTTTCCTCTGCTTCTGCTTCTGCCTCCACTTCACCGCCTTCCTCCACTTCTTTCTCCTCTGCATTTTCCTCTACTTGTGCTTCTTCCACTACTTCTTTCTCCTCTGTAATTTCCTCTACCTGCCCCTCCTCCACTTCTTTCTCCTCTACATTTTCCGCTACCTGCTCCTCCTCTTTCTTGACCTCATCTTCCTCAACCTGTCCTTCATCCTTTGCCTCCGCTTccctttcctcttcttcctgcAATTCTTCCTCCTCTTTATCTTCCTCCTCTTCTGCCAGCTCTTCATCTTCTTTCTCTACTTCATTGTCCTCCTCTTCTCTTTCCTCCACTGCTTCTTTCTCAGTCTCATCTTCCTCTGCATCTCTTTCTTCCAGTTCTTTCTCCACAGCATCTTCCTTTATATCTCCTTCCTTCTCTCCTTCTTCCTCCACTTTGTCTACCTCCTCTTCTTCCTTCAACCCTTCTGGCTCTACTGGATTTTCCTTCACTTCTTCCTCTTTCCCTCCTTTCTCAATTTTTTGTTCCTCTTCTTCTGTTTCTATTTCTTTCTCCATCATGCTGTCTTCTTCCTTGTTGTCATCTTCCTTCTTTGCCAAGGTAGACATAATTTCCTCCATCATTGTAGTATCTTCCTCACCCTCTGTCTTTGCAGTAAGATGTACTGTAAGATGTGCTTCTGGCTCCCTCAAAACTTCATTAGCTTCCTCATCACCCTGATTGTTTGGCTCTTCTTCTGTGGAGACTTCAGTAGTTGTGACTTCAGGTGTGTCATGAGAGCTTATGGTCTTGGTAACAGTAGTTATGACGCACCTTGGAGGTATGACAGGAGCGTCTTCTGTTGTTTTGAAGTTTCCTTCCAGCTCTGTGGCCTCTGGTGGTTCAGTGGCAGAAATTTGCAGGTGTTTCTCGGCTTGGGTTGTGGTAACTGTCACCTGGGCGCTGTATTTTGTGATGATAGTTTCGGAAACAACAGTGGTCTCTCTTAAGTCTGTAGTAGCCTCAGCGTCGTCATCGCATGCCATATTCAGGGTTCCTTCTACCTCCCCCACAGTCTTCTGTATGTCAGCAAGAATGCTGTAGTACGATGCTTCGTAGTCACCACAGCCAACGTCATCAGTACAGGCCTCTGAAGCCATCTTGTTTCTGATAACTCCCTCGATTTACCTCCGCAAAGACTCAGAATTGCTCTTTACACTGTTCCTGTACTGGGATACGAcaagttcaagaaaaaaatggaaccTGTTGCTCCTTGGCACTTGTTTTTCCTGCAGCAAAGTTATCGTTGCAAACCCCGCAATTTGGCTGTCCCACGAACTCGCTGTACGTGTTGTTGCGTGCGAAGCAAGCTCAATGTTTGATCAGTTCCCGTCTGTTGAATGTTTGTCTAACAAATTGTCCACGCGAGATCTCTGCACTCACCTTTCACAGTCTGGCCTTGTCTTTGGATGTAgactagaaaaaacaaaacactgctGTGCTCTTCGTATGACTATGCTCTTTCTTGTGAGGCATGCAGGTGCTACACTGTTCCCCTGTGTAGTGGGAAGAACATTTGCAGCTTCTCAGCTTCAGTCTTGTTTCCTGTGGGAACCGAACGCTTTGACTCGAGCGTTTTATACCCCCAGTCACTCACACCTGACTTGTTTTGTTACGTCTGACCTGGTTCTTTACAGCGTTATTGACCGACCGCCAACCTGTATCTGTTTGCACGGCCCGCTTGTATGGTCACAAAATAACCAGGTTATAACAGTTCAGATGATAGTGTGCTTTGTTTCCAAGGTGTACCAAGCTAGCTAGCTGTAAAGTCTGACCTGTTTTTGtcagtcagtattgaccataCCCTGACACAAGTAATAGCCCACAAAGCAATAAAGTAGATTCTATCCTTA
Protein-coding sequences here:
- the LOC136422799 gene encoding DNA ligase 1-like, yielding MASEACTDDVGCGDYEASYYSILADIQKTVGEVEGTLNMACDDDAEATTDLRETTVVSETIITKYSAQVTVTTTQAEKHLQISATEPPEATELEGNFKTTEDAPVIPPRCVITTVTKTISSHDTPEVTTTEVSTEEEPNNQGDEEANEVLREPEAHLTVHLTAKTEGEEDTTMMEEIMSTLAKKEDDNKEEDSMMEKEIETEEEEQKIEKGGKEEEVKENPVEPEGLKEEEEVDKVEEEGEKEGDIKEDAVEKELEERDAEEDETEKEAVEEREEEDNEVEKEDEELAEEEEDKEEEELQEEEEREAEAKDEGQVEEDEVKKEEEQVAENVEEKEVEEGQVEEITEEKEVVEEAQVEENAEEKEVEEGGEVEAEAEAEETSEDEDKKEVSEEEEKELVETTKEEKTEVEEDVDEDDTVEVKEKLEDEKTEEEGEEDKEVDGGDETNISGTGIKTATKETEDSPEDTAEENQAKEENVPDEEKLAALSAAKETIDKETKSEPTELEIHTALSEEVPDTAPITSDKGTQYPTDKPVFTIPDDIPYIDDAEPGEEPEDQTEAKKETITPASTETAESTKPETAKVVTLEETNTMVTDLDEEDTNKSDDTAIMDEIMAALAKQKEEEANKEKEDDKEEKEEDNKEEEKEDDNVKEKEEENNKEKEKKDEKNAKEKDDAKDVKTAKGKDKDGEKIEKPEEEQKKKKKRPKLLRCMLPCVHPRKGKKA